One window of the Runella slithyformis DSM 19594 genome contains the following:
- a CDS encoding chorismate-binding protein, which translates to MRQIVDSESHTTSQTVLPLHGWQSAYELGYAAALWRLPRQNDKHLILNFGADIPAAKMVLEDLPSGFAISPFLNLEDDRALFMEADVYFRFNEKDELIAESNHTTAETERLKEAWERHGKNVTLFSQNEPVSFDLLQTSSHERHLQSVKDAIAAIEAGKIQKVVLSRNKQVALPSSFSVTGIFERLCEKYPNAFVSLVYLPHLNQLWLGATPEILVSVDKQGIFRTVALAGTQSAFDASGQPIPPKQAPWTQKEIEEQALVSRYIISCFKKIRVREYLEEGPKTAVAGNLMHLRSDYAVDTKAINFPELGTVMLGLLHPTSAVCGMPKLPALQFIQQNEGYDREFYSGYLGPVNIDHETHLFVNLRCMKISNGVATLYGGGGITEDSIPEKEWQETELKCRTLLSVLEES; encoded by the coding sequence ATGCGTCAAATAGTGGATTCGGAGTCACATACTACCTCGCAAACAGTTTTGCCGCTGCACGGTTGGCAGTCGGCCTACGAACTTGGATATGCCGCCGCCCTGTGGCGCTTACCCCGTCAAAATGATAAACACTTGATTCTCAATTTTGGGGCGGATATTCCCGCCGCCAAAATGGTCCTTGAAGACCTTCCTTCGGGGTTTGCCATCAGCCCTTTTTTGAATTTGGAAGACGACAGGGCGCTTTTTATGGAAGCGGATGTCTATTTTCGGTTTAATGAAAAAGATGAATTGATCGCCGAAAGCAATCATACCACCGCTGAAACGGAAAGGTTGAAAGAAGCCTGGGAAAGGCATGGCAAAAATGTCACGCTTTTTTCTCAAAATGAACCTGTTTCTTTTGATCTATTGCAGACCTCATCTCATGAGCGGCACCTGCAGTCGGTAAAAGACGCGATTGCAGCCATTGAAGCCGGCAAAATTCAAAAGGTTGTGCTCTCCCGCAATAAGCAGGTTGCATTGCCCTCTTCGTTTTCCGTCACCGGCATTTTTGAACGTCTTTGCGAAAAATACCCCAATGCGTTTGTGTCGCTGGTGTATCTGCCTCATTTGAATCAGCTTTGGCTGGGCGCAACGCCCGAAATACTGGTTAGTGTGGATAAACAGGGGATTTTCAGAACGGTGGCCCTGGCCGGTACTCAGTCGGCTTTTGATGCTTCGGGGCAGCCTATCCCGCCGAAACAGGCCCCCTGGACCCAAAAAGAGATTGAAGAGCAGGCATTGGTGAGTCGCTATATCATTTCGTGTTTTAAGAAAATACGCGTACGGGAATACCTCGAAGAAGGGCCTAAAACGGCCGTGGCGGGTAATTTGATGCACTTGCGAAGCGATTATGCCGTTGATACCAAGGCCATTAATTTCCCCGAGTTGGGGACGGTCATGCTGGGGTTATTGCATCCTACGTCGGCCGTGTGCGGAATGCCTAAACTGCCGGCTTTGCAGTTTATTCAGCAAAATGAAGGCTACGATCGCGAATTTTACAGCGGATATCTGGGCCCGGTCAATATTGATCACGAAACGCACCTGTTTGTCAACCTTCGATGTATGAAAATCAGCAACGGGGTAGCCACGCTCTACGGCGGCGGCGGGATTACGGAAGATTCGATCCCCGAAAAAGAATGGCAGGAAACCGAGCTGAAATGCCGGACCTTACTGTCTGTACTGGAGGAATCATAA
- a CDS encoding DUF4833 domain-containing protein, producing the protein MKIYLLLLMMVELCPFFPVSDKKGPAFPEPKLSENHLFYIQRSNDINTVMYEANILPDKRIDTNLPMNVYWIRYAERGQKEKLSALQWRLAYGYKQLKKSGNGQPIELMLNAFRERSLYVIYSGGKHMAVTQINSHKAALKKIFVQLASTDGFIPKVQYIELFGVDMAAPDKIVSERINIQ; encoded by the coding sequence ATGAAAATATACCTTCTGCTCCTTATGATGGTCGAGCTATGCCCATTTTTTCCCGTCAGTGACAAAAAGGGCCCTGCCTTTCCTGAGCCCAAACTCTCGGAAAACCATTTATTTTATATACAGCGCAGCAATGACATCAATACGGTAATGTATGAGGCCAATATACTGCCTGATAAACGTATTGATACAAATCTTCCCATGAACGTATACTGGATACGTTATGCAGAAAGGGGCCAGAAAGAAAAACTTTCAGCTCTGCAATGGCGATTGGCTTACGGATATAAACAACTCAAAAAAAGTGGCAATGGGCAACCTATTGAGTTAATGCTCAATGCTTTTCGAGAACGATCTTTGTATGTGATTTACAGTGGCGGAAAACATATGGCAGTCACTCAAATCAACAGCCATAAAGCGGCCCTTAAAAAGATCTTCGTCCAACTGGCCTCTACGGATGGATTCATCCCAAAAGTGCAGTACATAGAACTTTTCGGTGTAGATATGGCAGCTCCCGATAAAATCGTCTCAGAAAGGATAAACATACAATAG